In the genome of Gloeotrichia echinulata CP02, one region contains:
- a CDS encoding 1-deoxy-D-xylulose-5-phosphate reductoisomerase: MKAITLLGSTGSIGTQTLDIVAQYPDQFRIVGLAAGSNVEMLATQIRQFRPSIAAIWSEEKLPALQAAIKDVDPQPILLAGEAGVIEVARYGDAQTVVTGIVGCAGLLPTIAAIEAGKDIALANKETLIAGAPVVLPLIDKHQVKILPADSEHSAIFQCLQGLPKGGLRKILLTASGGAFRDWDVAKLAEVTVADAIKHPNWSMGRKITVDSATLMNKGLEVIEAHFLFGLDYENIEIVIHPQSIIHSLIELQDTSVLAQLGWPDMRLPLLYALSWPDRIYTDWERLDLVKAGNLTFREPDHQKYPCMGLAYAVGKAGGSMPAVLNAANEQAVALFLAEKIHFLDIPRCIELVCDRHQNDNCINPSLDDILAADKWARQEVLAASEKLETSSRIISLR, translated from the coding sequence GTGAAAGCGATTACTCTTCTTGGTTCCACCGGCTCCATCGGTACTCAGACTTTGGATATTGTGGCTCAGTACCCAGATCAGTTTCGGATTGTGGGATTGGCTGCAGGAAGCAATGTCGAAATGTTGGCTACGCAAATTCGGCAATTTCGACCGAGTATAGCAGCAATTTGGTCAGAAGAAAAATTGCCTGCGCTGCAAGCTGCTATCAAAGACGTTGATCCCCAGCCGATTTTACTAGCTGGGGAAGCCGGAGTGATTGAAGTCGCTCGCTATGGTGATGCTCAAACGGTGGTCACTGGTATTGTTGGTTGTGCTGGGTTGCTACCGACAATCGCTGCTATTGAAGCTGGTAAAGATATCGCTTTAGCAAATAAAGAAACCCTGATTGCTGGTGCCCCCGTGGTTTTACCCTTAATTGACAAACATCAGGTAAAAATACTACCAGCAGATTCTGAGCATTCGGCGATATTTCAATGCCTCCAAGGTCTTCCCAAAGGTGGCTTGCGGAAAATATTGCTCACCGCATCTGGTGGCGCTTTCCGCGATTGGGATGTAGCCAAGTTAGCCGAAGTGACTGTAGCCGATGCCATTAAGCATCCTAACTGGTCAATGGGGCGGAAAATCACGGTAGATTCTGCTACATTGATGAATAAAGGGCTGGAAGTGATTGAGGCTCACTTTCTGTTTGGTTTGGATTACGAAAATATCGAGATTGTCATCCATCCCCAGAGCATTATTCACTCACTGATTGAACTGCAAGATACTTCAGTTTTAGCCCAACTCGGTTGGCCGGATATGCGTTTACCTTTACTGTATGCTTTATCTTGGCCAGATCGCATCTACACAGACTGGGAACGACTGGATTTGGTCAAAGCGGGAAATTTAACCTTCCGTGAACCAGACCATCAGAAGTATCCTTGTATGGGACTGGCTTATGCAGTGGGTAAAGCAGGCGGATCAATGCCGGCTGTATTGAATGCCGCAAATGAACAAGCTGTGGCATTATTTTTAGCAGAGAAAATCCACTTTTTAGATATTCCCCGTTGTATCGAATTGGTGTGCGATCGCCATCAAAATGATAACTGTATAAATCCTTCTTTAGATGACATTTTGGCAGCAGATAAATGGGCACGACAAGAAGTTTTAGCAGCCAGTGAAAAATTAGAAACTTCCTCGCGGATTATTTCTCTACGCTAA
- a CDS encoding DUF1815 family protein, translating into MFLRLAHQHRQFVQDLVMNLQALAIVLERRGYPASCYTCGDQMNSASFMVSLGDNHLIRFLVSDYGITWTEMRDDRELMKLEGAEAISQLEELANIVKQSTPAPTSNKSLAKKL; encoded by the coding sequence ATGTTTCTGAGACTAGCACATCAACATCGGCAATTTGTCCAAGATCTGGTGATGAACCTACAAGCCTTGGCAATTGTACTAGAGCGCCGGGGATATCCGGCCTCCTGTTATACCTGTGGCGACCAGATGAATAGTGCTTCATTTATGGTTAGCTTGGGAGACAACCACCTGATTCGGTTTTTAGTCTCCGATTACGGGATTACTTGGACAGAGATGCGGGATGACCGTGAATTAATGAAATTAGAGGGTGCAGAGGCAATTAGTCAACTAGAGGAACTTGCCAATATTGTCAAGCAATCTACGCCAGCCCCTACAAGTAATAAGTCCCTTGCCAAAAAGTTGTAA
- a CDS encoding class I SAM-dependent methyltransferase codes for MEKDFYLQYAAVEDQHWWFVGRRRIVEQIIGKLNLGHNSQILEAGCATGGNLKMLAHHGQISAMELDEVACELANERGITQVKLGSLPDKIPFTNEYDLIVILDVIEHIDDDLAALKTLYSRLKPGGWLLITVPAYQFLWSQHDEVNHHKRRYVLRGLKQVVKLAGYTVRHSSYFNAFLFPIVAAVRIIRNLLHLEGNSSSSSDLVLPAKPINQFLTFLFAGERHLINRFSLPFGVSILLLAQKPR; via the coding sequence ATGGAAAAAGACTTTTACCTACAATATGCAGCCGTTGAAGATCAGCATTGGTGGTTTGTCGGTCGCCGTCGCATTGTCGAGCAAATCATTGGTAAACTGAATTTAGGGCATAATTCCCAAATTTTGGAAGCGGGTTGTGCTACTGGTGGAAATTTAAAGATGCTAGCTCATCACGGTCAAATTTCTGCAATGGAGTTAGATGAAGTTGCGTGTGAGTTAGCCAATGAACGGGGAATTACTCAAGTTAAATTAGGTAGTTTACCTGATAAAATTCCCTTCACAAACGAGTATGACCTCATCGTTATTCTAGATGTTATAGAACATATTGATGATGATTTAGCAGCGTTAAAGACTTTATATTCAAGATTAAAGCCGGGAGGTTGGTTGTTAATTACAGTTCCTGCGTACCAATTTTTATGGAGTCAACATGATGAAGTCAATCACCACAAACGCCGCTATGTTTTACGAGGTTTAAAGCAGGTGGTGAAACTGGCTGGCTACACTGTACGTCACAGCAGCTACTTTAACGCTTTTCTATTTCCCATTGTTGCTGCAGTGCGAATTATACGAAATTTGTTACACCTTGAAGGTAATTCTTCCAGTAGCAGTGACTTAGTTTTACCAGCGAAACCTATCAATCAATTTTTGACTTTTTTATTTGCCGGTGAACGTCATTTAATCAATCGTTTCAGCTTACCATTTGGTGTATCTATTTTACTTTTGGCACAGAAACCCAGATAA
- a CDS encoding DUF2839 domain-containing protein: MGEAKRRKTTLGENYGQDTRILPWVPITKNQAELFVNWTTRGAWIGIGVMVVAWVTIRFIGPAFGWWHVV, encoded by the coding sequence ATGGGTGAAGCAAAGCGTCGTAAAACCACACTGGGAGAAAATTACGGTCAAGATACTCGGATTTTACCCTGGGTCCCCATCACCAAAAACCAAGCCGAACTATTTGTCAATTGGACTACTCGTGGCGCCTGGATAGGCATTGGCGTTATGGTTGTTGCATGGGTGACTATCCGTTTCATCGGTCCTGCTTTCGGCTGGTGGCACGTAGTCTGA
- a CDS encoding thioesterase family protein, whose amino-acid sequence MSEEKPTQPQLPQTSAIDVTSNQAFENWFEYPIRVQPHHTDYVGIVWHGSYITWMEEARIECLRSIGIEFADLVAIGCDLPVVELSVRYHRSIQLGISAVVKTRMAEVTGVRINWDYAIVSTDGQELFVTAKVTLVALDREKGKIMRQLPPSFKNALAKVSSLHKQ is encoded by the coding sequence ATGTCTGAAGAAAAACCAACCCAACCACAACTACCACAAACCAGTGCGATTGACGTTACCTCGAATCAAGCATTTGAGAATTGGTTTGAATACCCTATAAGAGTGCAACCACACCACACTGACTATGTCGGTATTGTCTGGCATGGTTCTTATATAACTTGGATGGAAGAAGCACGTATAGAATGCTTACGATCAATAGGCATTGAATTTGCCGATTTAGTAGCTATAGGTTGTGATTTACCAGTTGTAGAACTTTCGGTGCGCTATCACCGTTCAATTCAGTTAGGTATTTCAGCAGTGGTCAAAACCCGCATGGCTGAAGTAACTGGTGTTCGCATCAATTGGGATTATGCAATTGTCTCCACTGATGGACAAGAATTATTTGTAACTGCTAAGGTGACTTTAGTTGCATTAGATCGCGAAAAAGGCAAAATTATGCGTCAATTGCCTCCAAGTTTCAAAAATGCATTGGCAAAGGTTTCAAGCTTACATAAGCAATGA